One window of Oncorhynchus masou masou isolate Uvic2021 chromosome 28, UVic_Omas_1.1, whole genome shotgun sequence genomic DNA carries:
- the smad4a gene encoding mothers against decapentaplegic homolog 4a isoform X1, protein MSITNTPTSNDACLSIVHSLMCHRQGGESETFAKRAIESLVKKLKEKKDELDSLITAITTNGAHPSKCVTIQRTLDGRLQVAGRKGFPHVIYARLWRWPDLHKNELKHVKYCQFAFDLKADNVCVNPYHYERVVSPGIDLSGLTLSSSGTLMVKDEYEFENQPSHSGTDSHHQTIQHQPSRPGGPQDFSSPALLTSPEGSSSASTSAFSSLAAGASTQSSSLLSGSHISEGLRQLSSGPGPAQGQSSQQNGYPLAQSATYHHSATSGWLRNGNFSPSVPHHQNGHLQHHQPMPNTPHYWLSHNEIAFQTPISNHPAPDYWCSIAYFEMDVQVGETFKVPASCPTVTVDGYVDPSGGDRFCLGQLSNVHRTEAIERARLHIGKGVQLECKGEGDVWVRCLSDHAVFVQSYYLDREAGRAPGDAVHKIYPSAYIKVFDLRQCHRQMQQQAATAQAAAAAQAAAVAGNIPGPGSVGGIAPAISLSAAAGIGVDDLRRLCILRMSFVKGWGPDYPRQSIKETPCWIEIHLHRALQLLDEVLHTMPIADPQPLD, encoded by the exons ATGTCGATCACAAACACCCCCACAAGCAATGACGCTTGTCTGAGCATCGTGCATAGCCTGATGTGCCACAGACAGGGTGGAGAGAGCGAGACCTTCGCCAAGCGAGCCATTGAGAGCCTTGTTAAGAAACTGAAGGAGAAGAAAGATGAGCTAGATTCTTTAATCACAGCCATCACCACCAACGGAGCTCATCCCAGCAAGTGTGTCACCATACAGCGCACCCTGGATGGACGCCTGCAG GTTGCGGGGCGTAAAGGCTTCCCCCATGTGATCTATGCAAGACTGTGGCGGTGGCCTGACCTGCACAAAAATGAACTGAAGCATGTGAAATACTGCCAGTTTGCTTTTGACCTCAAAGCTGACAACGTGTGTGTTAACCCATACCACTACGAGAGGGTGGTATCACCAGGGATTG ACCTTTCAGGACTGACTCTTTCAAGCTCAG GCACACTCATGGTCAAAGATGAGTATGAATTTGAGAACCAGCCATCTCACTCCGGCACGGACAGCCACCATCAGACCATCCAGCACCAACCCTCCAGACCGGGGGGTCCCCAGGATTTCAGCAGCCCGGCCCTGCTCACTTCCCCCGAGGGCAGCAGCTCAGCCTCCACCTCTGCCTTCTCCAGCCTTGCTGCTGGAGCTTCAA CCCAGTCCAGTAGCCTTCTGTCAGGGAGCCATATCAGTGAAGGTCTGCGGCAGCTATCCTCAGGGCCAGGCCCAGCACAGGGACAGAGCTCACAGCAGAACGGCTATCCCCTGGCACAGAGTGCCACATACCATCACA GTGCCACCTCAGGCTGGCTGAGAAACGGGAACTTCTCCCCCTCAGTGCCTCACCACCAGAATGGGCACCTGCAGCACCACCAACCCATGCCCAACACCCCACACTACT GGCTCTCGCATAATGAGATTGCATTCCAGACCCCCATATCCAATCACCCTG CACCTGACTACTGGTGTTCCATTGCCTACTTTGAAATGGATGTTCAGGTTGGGGAGACGTTTAAGGTTCCGGCCAGCTGCCCCACGGTGACTGTGGACGGGTACGTGGATCCCTCGGGAGGGGACCGCTTCTGCCTGGGTCAGCTCAGCAATGTCCACAGGACAGAGGCAATCGAGAGAGCCAg ACTTCACATTGGTAAAGGGGTGCAGCTGGAGTGTAAAGGGGAAGGGGACGTGTGGGTGCGTTGCCTTAGCGATCATGCAGTGTTTGTGCAGAGTTATTACTTGGACAGGGAGGCAGGACGTGCTCCTGGAGATGCAGTGCACAAGATCTACCCCAGCGCCTACATCAAG GTGTTTGACCTGCGCCAGTGCCACAGGCAGATGCAGCAGCAGGCAGCCACAGCACAGGCGGCAGCCGCAGCACAGGCAGCGGCAGTGGCTGGAAACATCCCCGGGCCTGGCTCTGTAGGAGGCATCGCCCCCGCCATCA gtTTGTCTGCGGCGGCAGGTATAGGAGTGGACGACCTGCGCAGGCTATGTATCCTGAGGATGAGCTTTGTGAAGGGCTGGGGGCCTGACTACCCCCGGCAGAGCATCAAGGAGACTCCGTGCTGGATCGAGATCCATCTCCACCGTGCCCTGCAGCTACTGGATGAGGTGCTGCATACCATGCCCATCGCTGACCCCCAGCCCCTGGACTGA
- the LOC135517795 gene encoding bone morphogenetic protein 10-like — MVAPVFSILGYIYSLSLLPLLLPGWSQGSPIMSPEEPRLGPGARGLVDTSMLEQDQDVELDMQDSLGQFLSTLNLTELEARARPRATRKEPPEYMLELYNRFANDHTAVPSANIVRSFKNEDSSPYSVTVRGVRRHPLLFNISIPHHEHILTAELRLYTLVQKDRRHYAGLNRKVTVYKIHEGGHWRKEEGRDRRRNEQETDEIEEMEELATRHVYGKEDVWVTFDLTNQVNLWRKAESSTHRLEVHIASLRCKGGKTRQEVRKEAGKKELVDVYVDMGLDEKHKPVVIVFSDDQSRDHREEDKGELNRMMEHENDVPADLELSPHGNRGDQAGSDARNTDGVELDEETLMQLHSNLYYDTPPRIRRNAKGDPCKKIPLYVEFKDIGWDTWVIQPMGYEAYECNGVCSYPMTSEVSPTKHAIVQTRLSSKIPQKVSPACCVPTKLEPISLLYEDGGVVTYMHKYEGMVVAECGCR, encoded by the exons ATGGTCGCTCCGGTGTTCTCCATACTCGGATACATCTACTCTCTTAGCCTCCTACCCCTGCTACTGCCTGGTTGGAGCCAGGGCAGTCCCATCATGTCCCCTGAGGAGCCTCGACTGGGCCCTGGGGCCAGGGGTCTGGTGGATACGTCCATGTTGGAGCAGGATCAGGATGTAGAGCTGGACATGCAGGATTCTCTGGGTCAGTTTCTGTCTACGTTGAACCTCACAGAGCTGGAGGCCCGAGCAAGGCCCCGTGCCACCCGTAAAGAGCCACCAGAATACATGCTGGAACTGTACAACCGCTTTGCCAACGATCACACAGCGGTGCCCTCTGCCAACATAGTGCGTAGTTTCAAGAATGAAG ATTCCTCCCCCTACAGTGTGACGGTCAGGGGCGTGAGGAGACACCCCCTGCTGTTCAACATCTCCATCCCCCACCACGAGCACATCCTCACCGCCGAGCTTCGCCTTTACACCCTGGTCCAGAAGGACCGCAGACACTACGCCGGCCTTAACCGCAAGGTGACCGTTTACAAGATACATGAGGGGGGGCACTGGAGGAaagaagaggggagggacagaAGAAGGAATGAGCAGGAGACAGATGAAATTGAGGAAATGGAGGAGCTGGCAACACGGCACGTCTATGGTAAAGAAGATGTCTGGGTCACCTTCGACCTGACCAATCAGGTCAACCTTTGGCGGAAGGCAGAGAGCTCCACCCACCGACTGGAGGTCCACATTGCAAGTCTGAGGTGCAAAGGTGGGAAGACCCGCCAGGAAGTCAGAAAAGAGGCTGGAAAGAAAGAGTTGGTCGATGTGTATGTTGACATGGGCTTGGATGAGAAACACAAGCCAGTGGTGATTGTCTTCTCAGATGATCAAAGCAGAGACCATCGTGAGGAGGACAAGGGGGAGCTCAACCGGATGATGGAACATGAGAACGATGTGCCGGCTGACCTGGAGCTGAGTCCACACGGGAACCGGGGGGACCAGGCTGGGAGCGATGCTAGGAACACGGATGGAGTGGAGCTGGATGAGGAGACTCTCATGCAACTGCACTCCAACCTCTATTACGACACTCCTCCTCGAATCCGCCGCAACGCCAAGGGTGATCCCTGTAAGAAGATCCCTCTCTATGTGGAGTTTAAGGACATTGGCTGGGATACCTGGGTCATACAGCCCATGGGCTATGAAGCCTACGAGTGCAATGGTGTATGCAGCTACCCTATGACCTCTGAGGTCTCGCCTACCAAGCATGCCATTGTCCAGACTCGGCTGAGCAGTAAGATTCCACAGAAGGTGTCACCAGCCTGCTGTGTTCCCACCAAGCTAGAGCCCATCTCACTCCTTTACGAGGATGGAGGAGTGGTCACCTACATGCACAAGTACGagggcatggtggtggcagagtgCGGCTGTAGATAG
- the smad4a gene encoding mothers against decapentaplegic homolog 4a isoform X2, protein MSITNTPTSNDACLSIVHSLMCHRQGGESETFAKRAIESLVKKLKEKKDELDSLITAITTNGAHPSKCVTIQRTLDGRLQVAGRKGFPHVIYARLWRWPDLHKNELKHVKYCQFAFDLKADNVCVNPYHYERVVSPGIDLSGLTLSSSGTLMVKDEYEFENQPSHSGTDSHHQTIQHQPSRPGGPQDFSSPALLTSPEGSSSASTSAFSSLAAGASSATSGWLRNGNFSPSVPHHQNGHLQHHQPMPNTPHYWLSHNEIAFQTPISNHPAPDYWCSIAYFEMDVQVGETFKVPASCPTVTVDGYVDPSGGDRFCLGQLSNVHRTEAIERARLHIGKGVQLECKGEGDVWVRCLSDHAVFVQSYYLDREAGRAPGDAVHKIYPSAYIKVFDLRQCHRQMQQQAATAQAAAAAQAAAVAGNIPGPGSVGGIAPAISLSAAAGIGVDDLRRLCILRMSFVKGWGPDYPRQSIKETPCWIEIHLHRALQLLDEVLHTMPIADPQPLD, encoded by the exons ATGTCGATCACAAACACCCCCACAAGCAATGACGCTTGTCTGAGCATCGTGCATAGCCTGATGTGCCACAGACAGGGTGGAGAGAGCGAGACCTTCGCCAAGCGAGCCATTGAGAGCCTTGTTAAGAAACTGAAGGAGAAGAAAGATGAGCTAGATTCTTTAATCACAGCCATCACCACCAACGGAGCTCATCCCAGCAAGTGTGTCACCATACAGCGCACCCTGGATGGACGCCTGCAG GTTGCGGGGCGTAAAGGCTTCCCCCATGTGATCTATGCAAGACTGTGGCGGTGGCCTGACCTGCACAAAAATGAACTGAAGCATGTGAAATACTGCCAGTTTGCTTTTGACCTCAAAGCTGACAACGTGTGTGTTAACCCATACCACTACGAGAGGGTGGTATCACCAGGGATTG ACCTTTCAGGACTGACTCTTTCAAGCTCAG GCACACTCATGGTCAAAGATGAGTATGAATTTGAGAACCAGCCATCTCACTCCGGCACGGACAGCCACCATCAGACCATCCAGCACCAACCCTCCAGACCGGGGGGTCCCCAGGATTTCAGCAGCCCGGCCCTGCTCACTTCCCCCGAGGGCAGCAGCTCAGCCTCCACCTCTGCCTTCTCCAGCCTTGCTGCTGGAGCTTCAA GTGCCACCTCAGGCTGGCTGAGAAACGGGAACTTCTCCCCCTCAGTGCCTCACCACCAGAATGGGCACCTGCAGCACCACCAACCCATGCCCAACACCCCACACTACT GGCTCTCGCATAATGAGATTGCATTCCAGACCCCCATATCCAATCACCCTG CACCTGACTACTGGTGTTCCATTGCCTACTTTGAAATGGATGTTCAGGTTGGGGAGACGTTTAAGGTTCCGGCCAGCTGCCCCACGGTGACTGTGGACGGGTACGTGGATCCCTCGGGAGGGGACCGCTTCTGCCTGGGTCAGCTCAGCAATGTCCACAGGACAGAGGCAATCGAGAGAGCCAg ACTTCACATTGGTAAAGGGGTGCAGCTGGAGTGTAAAGGGGAAGGGGACGTGTGGGTGCGTTGCCTTAGCGATCATGCAGTGTTTGTGCAGAGTTATTACTTGGACAGGGAGGCAGGACGTGCTCCTGGAGATGCAGTGCACAAGATCTACCCCAGCGCCTACATCAAG GTGTTTGACCTGCGCCAGTGCCACAGGCAGATGCAGCAGCAGGCAGCCACAGCACAGGCGGCAGCCGCAGCACAGGCAGCGGCAGTGGCTGGAAACATCCCCGGGCCTGGCTCTGTAGGAGGCATCGCCCCCGCCATCA gtTTGTCTGCGGCGGCAGGTATAGGAGTGGACGACCTGCGCAGGCTATGTATCCTGAGGATGAGCTTTGTGAAGGGCTGGGGGCCTGACTACCCCCGGCAGAGCATCAAGGAGACTCCGTGCTGGATCGAGATCCATCTCCACCGTGCCCTGCAGCTACTGGATGAGGTGCTGCATACCATGCCCATCGCTGACCCCCAGCCCCTGGACTGA